A genome region from Aliivibrio salmonicida LFI1238 includes the following:
- a CDS encoding IS982-like element ISVsa6 family transposase, which yields MNKLVDIFCDVDDFCYQFLSQWEKYLVEASERKRKRQSVMSTSECMTIVIAFHQSNHRDFKNFYIGLVHQYWKGYFPNLLSYTRFVSKMPSLIAPMCAYFQSIKGKPTGIAFVDSTSLKVCYNIRIPRHKVFDGVAKRGKGTMGWFFGFKLHLLINHLGEIISLKITAGNVNDRTPVPDLCKELSGKLYADKGYIGKKLSESLKNSDVDLVTTSRKNMKAKEISAFDKAMLSKRYIIETINDQLKNISQIEHSRHRSVTGFMLNVISGVVAYCLKKQKPRIKLSECEFELILA from the coding sequence ATGAATAAATTAGTTGATATATTTTGTGATGTCGATGATTTTTGTTATCAATTCTTATCTCAATGGGAAAAATACCTTGTTGAGGCTAGTGAGAGAAAAAGAAAACGTCAGTCAGTAATGTCTACTAGTGAATGTATGACTATTGTCATCGCTTTTCATCAATCAAATCATAGAGATTTCAAGAACTTCTATATCGGGTTAGTTCATCAATATTGGAAAGGATACTTTCCAAATTTACTTAGCTACACTCGATTTGTGAGCAAAATGCCTAGCCTAATCGCCCCAATGTGTGCCTATTTTCAATCTATCAAAGGTAAGCCGACTGGCATTGCTTTTGTTGACTCCACGAGTCTTAAAGTATGCTATAACATTCGAATTCCTCGCCATAAAGTCTTTGATGGTGTTGCGAAAAGAGGAAAAGGTACCATGGGATGGTTTTTCGGCTTCAAACTTCATTTATTGATTAACCATCTTGGAGAAATTATTTCGCTGAAAATCACAGCTGGCAATGTAAATGATAGGACTCCTGTACCTGATTTATGCAAAGAACTCTCGGGGAAATTGTACGCTGATAAAGGGTACATAGGTAAAAAGTTGAGTGAGAGCTTAAAGAACTCTGATGTCGATTTAGTGACTACCTCGCGAAAAAACATGAAAGCAAAAGAGATAAGTGCTTTTGATAAGGCTATGTTATCAAAGAGATACATTATCGAAACGATAAATGACCAATTGAAGAATATCTCTCAAATTGAACATAGCCGTCATCGTAGCGTGACTGGTTTCATGCTAAATGTAATTTCAGGCGTTGTGGCTTATTGTTTAAAAAAACAAAAGCCACGAATTAAGCTATCAGAATGTGAATTTGAACTAATCCTCGCTTAA
- a CDS encoding outer membrane beta-barrel protein, whose translation MKKTLLALVLASVSTTAAADSWIYAGAQVGSADYRGESSTVYGAHVGTGILPFIGVEMGAWNLGSYDYGSQSTDVTSVNFAIKPSIDFGPLHVYGKAGMHSWEADGYRKDDGVDPFFGLGVEYNIFPMFTVGAGYNNFTVGDENIDFASLNLTVHFL comes from the coding sequence ATGAAAAAGACACTTTTAGCGTTAGTTCTAGCGAGCGTTTCTACAACAGCGGCTGCTGATTCTTGGATTTACGCTGGTGCACAAGTGGGTTCAGCTGATTACAGAGGCGAAAGTTCAACAGTATACGGTGCGCACGTTGGTACTGGTATTTTGCCTTTCATCGGTGTTGAAATGGGTGCTTGGAACCTAGGTTCTTACGATTACGGTAGTCAATCAACAGATGTAACGTCTGTAAACTTTGCAATTAAGCCAAGTATCGATTTCGGTCCTTTACATGTTTACGGTAAAGCAGGCATGCACAGCTGGGAAGCTGATGGTTACCGTAAAGATGATGGTGTTGATCCATTCTTTGGTTTAGGTGTTGAATACAATATCTTCCCAATGTTCACTGTTGGTGCTGGTTATAACAACTTCACAGTAGGTGACGAAAACATTGATTTCGCTTCACTTAACCTAACGGTTCATTTCCTATAA
- a CDS encoding TusE/DsrC/DsvC family sulfur relay protein: MEFNGKHIERDAQGYLMNHTDWSEELVPFLAQEENIELTDAHLEVVRFVRAFYEEFKTSPAVRMLVKAMEKEHGPEKGNSKYLFQLFKLGPAKQATKLAGLPKPAKCL, encoded by the coding sequence ATGGAATTTAACGGTAAGCACATTGAACGCGATGCTCAAGGGTATTTAATGAATCACACTGATTGGAGTGAAGAGTTAGTGCCATTTCTCGCACAGGAAGAAAACATTGAACTGACTGATGCACATTTGGAAGTCGTTCGCTTTGTTCGTGCATTTTATGAAGAATTCAAAACTTCACCCGCGGTTCGCATGCTTGTTAAAGCAATGGAAAAAGAACACGGCCCAGAAAAAGGCAACAGTAAGTATTTATTCCAGTTATTCAAATTAGGTCCGGCGAAGCAAGCAACAAAACTGGCTGGCTTACCAAAGCCTGCGAAATGCTTATAA
- a CDS encoding class I SAM-dependent methyltransferase: MTVSIYLVKGRDKALRRRHPWIFSRGIEKMDGKPQLGETVEIYSNSGEWLARGAFSPQSQIRARVWTFDKNEAIDKDFFVRKLNQAQGLRDILAEREGLTGYRLIAAESDGLPGITIDRYQNYFVCQLLSAGAEANKDQLVEALIECYPDCNIYERSDVSVRKKEGLKQRTGVLHGEEPPESVIIEENGVKISVDIVNGHKTGFYLDQRDSRERSCKYVKDKSVLNCFSYTGGFGLYALKGGAKHVINADVSQLALDNAKNNTEINGFDLSKAEFLNADVFKLLREYRDNGTKFDVVIMDPPKFAESKNQLVGACRGYKDINMLAMQILNPGGTLLTYSCSGLMDTGLFQKIVADAALDAKRTVQFIERFEQAADHPLDSAYPEGFYLKGFACRVI, translated from the coding sequence ATGACTGTTTCAATTTACCTTGTAAAAGGACGTGACAAAGCATTACGTCGTCGTCACCCTTGGATTTTCTCTCGCGGCATTGAAAAAATGGACGGCAAACCACAGCTTGGTGAAACAGTAGAAATCTATTCAAACAGCGGTGAGTGGCTTGCTCGTGGTGCTTTTTCTCCTCAATCTCAAATCCGTGCCCGTGTTTGGACTTTTGACAAAAATGAAGCAATTGATAAAGATTTCTTTGTTCGCAAACTAAACCAAGCACAAGGTTTACGCGATATTCTTGCTGAGCGTGAAGGGTTAACCGGTTATCGTTTAATCGCGGCTGAATCAGATGGCCTACCAGGTATTACGATTGACCGTTACCAAAACTATTTTGTTTGCCAATTATTAAGTGCTGGCGCAGAAGCAAATAAAGACCAATTAGTTGAAGCCTTAATTGAATGTTACCCAGACTGTAATATTTACGAGCGTTCTGACGTTTCTGTTCGTAAAAAAGAAGGTCTAAAACAACGCACTGGCGTTCTTCACGGTGAAGAGCCACCTGAATCTGTCATCATTGAAGAGAATGGCGTAAAAATTAGCGTTGATATCGTTAATGGTCATAAAACAGGCTTCTATCTTGATCAGCGTGATAGCCGTGAGCGTTCGTGCAAATACGTAAAAGATAAATCAGTACTGAACTGTTTCTCTTATACTGGTGGTTTTGGTCTATACGCCCTAAAAGGTGGAGCAAAACACGTTATCAATGCTGATGTATCTCAACTGGCATTAGACAACGCGAAAAACAATACTGAAATTAATGGATTTGACTTATCTAAAGCGGAATTTTTAAACGCTGATGTGTTTAAATTGCTTCGTGAATACCGTGATAACGGCACTAAGTTTGATGTTGTTATTATGGATCCACCAAAATTTGCTGAATCTAAAAATCAGTTAGTTGGTGCATGTCGTGGTTATAAAGACATCAACATGCTTGCGATGCAAATTTTGAACCCAGGCGGCACGCTATTAACGTACTCTTGCTCTGGTTTAATGGACACAGGTTTGTTCCAAAAAATTGTTGCTGATGCGGCTCTTGATGCAAAACGTACGGTTCAATTTATTGAACGTTTTGAACAAGCAGCGGATCACCCACTTGATTCTGCTTACCCTGAAGGTTTCTACCTAAAAGGTTTTGCTTGTCGCGTTATATAA
- the hrpA gene encoding ATP-dependent RNA helicase HrpA, protein MIRDRFRLSKRIQGASRIKNEEARNAVFDEIALDIAKSMQIANNREMDRPTIQYPEQLPVSQKKDDIAEAIANNQVVIVAGETGSGKTTQLPKICLELGRGKFGNIGHTQPRRLAARSVADRIAEEMETELGSHVGYKVRFNDKVSERTQVKLMTDGILLAEIQSDRYLNQYDTIIIDEAHERSLNIDFIMGYLRELLPKRPDLKIIITSATIDPERFSKHFNNAPIIEVSGRTFPVETRYRPIVEDGDDTDRDQLEGIFDAVDELCAEGLGDILLFMTGERDIRDTAEALEKRNLRDTEIVPLYARLSSQEQNRVFQSHAGRRIVLATNVAETSLTVPGIKYVIDPGTARISRYSYRTKVQRLPIEAISQASANQRKGRCGRVSEGVCIRLYSEEDFVARPEFTDPEILRTNLASVILQMTALGLGDIQAFPFVEAPDNRNIQDGVKLLEELGAINAEISDPKKRLTKVGRELARLPIDPRLARMVLEAPNQNALQEVMIIAAALSIQDPRERPSDKKQASDEKHKRFNHEDSDFLTFVNIWQYVKEQQKELSSNSFRKQCRKDYLNYLRIREWQDVHYQLTQVMKELNYKVNQEAAGYQGVHTAILAGMLSHIGQKDQEKNEYQGARNARFHIFPGSGLFKKQPKWAMVAELVETSKLWGRIVAKIQPEWIEPLAPHLIKRSYSEPHWSKKSAAVMAYEKVTIYGIPIVVKRQINYGTIDAPVCREIFIRSALVEGDWNTNHKFFKQNRKLLQEVEELEHKSRRRDLLIDDDQLAEFYDQRVNTDVVSGRHFDSWWKTAQKETPDLLNFEKEMLFRNDASHVTDLDYPNFWHQGNLKLKLSYQFEPGQDSDGVTVHVPLPILNQVTTEGFDWQIPGLRHEMIVAYIKSLPKTLRRNFVPAPNYADAFLSRITPFDMPLLDSLEKELRRMTGVAVLREDWKLEQIPDHLKVTYRVVDHHNRKLKESRDLYDLKDGLKDKVQETLSQVADDDIEQAGLKTWSFGELPALYTQKRGGFEVKAYPAIVDSKDSVGIKLFETEEEQHNAMKAGQRRLILLNVPSPIKYLRDNLPNKSKLGLYFNQYGRVLDLIDDCIACGVDKLIDDKGGLVWEPEAFDNMKEHIRAELGDTVVEIAKLVETILTTAFQIQKKLKGRVDLSMAFALSDIKSQIENLIFKGFATECGWKRLTDIHRYMKAIERRMEKLPIDPTRDRAHLLKVDSVNNEYKELLNKIPKGQPIPDKVKDIRWMIEELRVSYFAQQLGTPYPVSDKRVKNAIADC, encoded by the coding sequence ATGATCCGTGATCGTTTCCGCCTAAGCAAACGCATTCAAGGCGCATCACGCATTAAAAATGAAGAAGCAAGAAATGCGGTGTTTGATGAAATCGCATTAGACATCGCAAAATCAATGCAAATCGCGAATAACCGCGAAATGGATCGCCCAACAATCCAGTACCCAGAACAATTGCCAGTCAGTCAGAAAAAAGATGACATTGCTGAAGCGATTGCAAATAACCAAGTAGTTATTGTTGCCGGTGAAACCGGTTCGGGTAAAACCACTCAGTTACCAAAGATTTGTTTGGAATTAGGTCGTGGTAAGTTTGGTAATATTGGTCACACTCAGCCACGTCGCTTAGCGGCACGTTCGGTTGCGGATCGCATTGCCGAAGAAATGGAAACAGAGCTTGGTAGCCATGTTGGTTATAAAGTTCGATTCAACGATAAAGTATCAGAGCGTACGCAAGTTAAATTGATGACTGACGGTATCTTACTTGCTGAGATTCAAAGTGATCGTTATTTAAATCAATACGATACGATTATTATCGATGAAGCGCATGAGCGTAGTTTAAACATCGATTTTATCATGGGCTATTTACGTGAATTATTGCCAAAACGCCCAGATTTAAAAATCATCATTACGTCAGCAACCATTGATCCAGAACGCTTTTCAAAACATTTTAACAATGCACCTATCATTGAAGTATCGGGCCGAACCTTCCCTGTAGAAACTCGTTACCGTCCCATCGTTGAAGACGGAGATGATACTGACAGAGATCAATTAGAAGGCATTTTTGATGCAGTTGATGAACTGTGTGCAGAAGGGCTAGGGGACATTCTCTTGTTTATGACGGGTGAGCGAGATATTCGTGATACCGCAGAAGCGTTAGAGAAACGTAACTTACGAGACACTGAAATTGTGCCTCTATACGCACGTTTGTCTTCTCAAGAGCAAAATCGAGTTTTCCAGTCTCATGCTGGTCGTCGAATTGTATTGGCAACCAACGTGGCAGAAACGTCGTTAACCGTTCCTGGTATCAAGTATGTCATTGACCCAGGTACGGCGCGTATTAGTCGCTATAGTTATCGAACTAAAGTTCAGCGCTTGCCGATTGAAGCGATCTCTCAAGCCAGTGCGAATCAGCGTAAAGGTCGTTGTGGTCGTGTGTCGGAAGGTGTGTGTATTCGTCTGTATTCAGAGGAAGACTTTGTTGCTCGCCCTGAATTCACCGATCCTGAAATTTTACGAACTAACTTAGCCTCTGTTATTTTACAAATGACGGCATTAGGTTTAGGCGACATTCAAGCATTCCCATTTGTAGAAGCGCCTGATAATCGAAATATTCAAGATGGTGTGAAACTCCTTGAAGAGCTAGGTGCGATTAATGCTGAGATAAGTGATCCTAAAAAACGCTTAACGAAAGTTGGTCGTGAATTGGCGCGTTTGCCTATCGATCCACGTTTGGCTCGAATGGTACTTGAAGCGCCGAATCAAAATGCATTGCAAGAAGTGATGATCATTGCGGCGGCACTATCGATTCAAGATCCACGAGAGCGTCCAAGTGATAAGAAACAAGCGTCGGATGAAAAGCACAAACGTTTTAATCATGAAGATTCTGATTTCTTAACATTTGTAAATATTTGGCAGTATGTAAAAGAGCAACAGAAAGAGCTATCTAGCAACTCGTTTAGAAAGCAATGTCGCAAAGATTACTTAAACTATTTACGTATTCGTGAATGGCAAGATGTGCATTATCAATTAACTCAAGTAATGAAAGAGCTTAATTATAAAGTGAATCAAGAGGCTGCAGGGTATCAAGGCGTTCATACGGCTATTTTAGCTGGCATGCTTTCTCATATTGGTCAAAAAGATCAAGAGAAGAATGAATACCAAGGTGCACGTAATGCACGCTTCCATATATTCCCAGGATCTGGTTTATTTAAAAAGCAGCCTAAATGGGCAATGGTGGCAGAGCTAGTTGAAACTTCAAAGTTATGGGGTCGAATTGTTGCAAAAATTCAACCTGAATGGATTGAACCTCTAGCACCACATTTAATTAAACGCAGTTACAGCGAGCCACATTGGTCGAAAAAATCTGCCGCAGTTATGGCGTATGAGAAAGTGACTATTTACGGCATTCCAATTGTCGTGAAGCGTCAAATTAACTACGGTACGATTGATGCGCCAGTGTGTCGTGAAATCTTTATTCGCTCAGCGTTAGTTGAAGGGGATTGGAATACGAATCATAAGTTCTTTAAGCAGAACCGTAAATTGTTGCAAGAAGTTGAAGAGCTAGAGCATAAATCTCGTCGTCGCGATCTATTGATTGATGATGATCAGCTTGCCGAATTTTATGACCAACGAGTAAATACGGATGTGGTTTCTGGCCGCCATTTTGACTCGTGGTGGAAAACCGCCCAAAAAGAGACACCAGATTTACTTAATTTTGAAAAAGAGATGTTGTTCCGCAATGATGCAAGTCATGTGACGGATCTTGATTATCCAAATTTCTGGCATCAAGGTAACCTAAAGCTGAAGTTAAGCTATCAATTTGAACCGGGGCAAGATAGTGACGGTGTCACGGTTCACGTGCCATTACCGATTTTAAATCAAGTGACGACCGAAGGGTTTGATTGGCAGATCCCCGGTTTACGTCATGAAATGATCGTTGCTTATATTAAATCGTTACCAAAAACACTTCGTCGTAACTTTGTGCCTGCGCCAAATTATGCTGATGCATTTTTATCACGTATAACACCATTTGATATGCCATTACTCGACAGCCTTGAAAAAGAGCTGCGTAGAATGACGGGTGTTGCTGTATTGCGTGAAGATTGGAAACTAGAACAAATCCCTGATCACTTGAAGGTGACTTACAGAGTGGTTGATCACCATAACCGTAAGTTAAAAGAAAGCCGTGATCTTTACGATTTAAAAGATGGCTTAAAAGATAAAGTACAAGAAACGTTATCTCAGGTCGCTGATGACGATATTGAGCAAGCGGGTTTAAAAACGTGGAGCTTTGGTGAACTACCTGCACTTTATACTCAGAAACGTGGTGGCTTTGAAGTTAAGGCGTATCCTGCGATTGTAGATAGTAAAGACAGTGTTGGGATTAAGTTGTTTGAAACAGAAGAAGAACAACATAATGCAATGAAAGCAGGGCAACGCCGATTGATCTTGTTGAATGTTCCGTCACCGATTAAATATTTACGTGACAACTTGCCAAACAAGTCAAAATTAGGCCTATACTTCAATCAGTATGGTCGAGTCTTGGACTTAATTGATGATTGTATTGCGTGTGGCGTTGATAAATTAATTGACGATAAAGGTGGCCTTGTTTGGGAACCTGAAGCGTTTGATAATATGAAAGAACACATTCGAGCGGAACTGGGCGATACGGTTGTGGAGATCGCTAAATTAGTCGAAACGATTTTAACGACGGCTTTCCAAATACAGAAGAAGCTAAAAGGTCGTGTTGATCTAAGTATGGCGTTTGCGTTGTCTGATATTAAATCTCAAATTGAAAACCTGATTTTTAAAGGTTTTGCAACAGAATGTGGTTGGAAGAGATTGACGGATATCCATCGTTATATGAAAGCGATCGAACGTCGAATGGAGAAGTTACCGATTGATCCAACTCGAGATCGTGCTCATTTATTGAAAGTTGACAGTGTTAACAATGAATACAAAGAATTGTTAAACAAGATCCCGAAAGGGCAGCCAATACCCGATAAAGTAAAAGACATTCGTTGGATGATAGAAGAGCTTAGAGTAAGTTATTTTGCTCAACAACTTGGTACACCATACCCTGTTTCGGACAAACGAGTGAAAAACGCCATTGCTGATTGTTAG
- a CDS encoding phosphoribosylaminoimidazolesuccinocarboxamide synthase — protein sequence MSLSEQVLAVNDDLPIRTDKPVHSGKVRSVYWLTEEDSRRLIKEKGYNVAPDAPLAIMVISDRISAFDCIWHGEGGLKGIPGKGAALNAISNHWFQLFKDNNLADSHILDIPHPFVWIVQKAKPVMIEAICRQYITGSMWRAYTNGEREFCGIQIPERLEKDEELADLLLTPSTKGVLKGIEGVSEVDDVNITRKDIENNFSAFNFSSIEDIALYEKLLKEGFAVISKALNDIDQIFVDTKFEFGYVNDAQGNEKLIYMDEVGTPDSSRIWDKNAYRSGHIIENSKEGFRQFLLNHFPEPDILLNKNRMDERFALATENSLPLEAMMDLSKTYLDIAAKITGAPIMLSDNPKAEIIKVLKEQYQLVD from the coding sequence ATGAGCCTTTCCGAACAAGTACTTGCCGTGAATGATGATTTACCAATCCGTACGGACAAGCCTGTGCATAGCGGTAAAGTCCGTTCAGTTTATTGGTTAACAGAGGAAGATAGCCGTCGTCTTATCAAAGAGAAAGGCTATAACGTGGCACCTGACGCCCCTCTTGCTATTATGGTGATCAGTGACCGCATCTCAGCATTTGATTGTATTTGGCACGGTGAAGGCGGACTTAAAGGGATTCCTGGAAAAGGCGCGGCTCTAAATGCTATCTCGAATCACTGGTTCCAATTATTTAAAGATAATAATTTAGCAGATAGCCATATTTTAGATATTCCTCATCCATTTGTTTGGATTGTTCAAAAAGCAAAACCAGTCATGATTGAAGCGATTTGCCGTCAATACATTACGGGTTCAATGTGGCGCGCTTACACCAATGGTGAACGTGAATTCTGTGGTATTCAGATCCCTGAACGCCTAGAAAAAGACGAAGAACTGGCTGATCTTTTATTAACCCCATCAACAAAAGGCGTTTTAAAAGGCATTGAAGGTGTTTCTGAAGTTGATGATGTAAACATTACGCGTAAGGACATTGAAAACAATTTTAGTGCTTTCAACTTCTCTTCGATTGAAGATATCGCCTTATACGAAAAACTGTTAAAAGAAGGTTTTGCGGTTATCTCTAAAGCCTTAAATGACATTGACCAAATTTTTGTTGATACAAAATTTGAGTTTGGTTATGTTAATGACGCACAAGGCAACGAAAAATTAATTTACATGGATGAAGTTGGTACGCCTGATTCATCACGTATTTGGGATAAAAACGCCTACCGTTCTGGTCATATTATTGAAAATTCAAAAGAAGGTTTCCGTCAGTTCTTGTTGAACCACTTCCCTGAACCTGACATTCTTTTGAATAAGAACCGTATGGATGAGCGCTTTGCGTTAGCAACTGAGAACTCATTGCCACTCGAAGCAATGATGGACTTATCAAAAACATACTTAGATATTGCCGCTAAAATTACTGGTGCACCAATTATGTTAAGTGATAATCCAAAAGCGGAAATAATTAAAGTATTAAAAGAGCAGTATCAACTGGTTGATTAA
- a CDS encoding IS91-like element ISVsa9 family transposase, producing the protein MHAYKPLKQLFNSQNNWLKFLHNNKANLRAVVIENVTKMLSCGTAAFGSREYHCCNPDCTHIKYIHQTCKSRACSSCGMKATERWIQKQQHVFPECEYQHITFTLPNTLWPIFRHNRLLNKLFKCAANILLGWAKDKGIDVGIFCALHTYGRKLNWNTHLHLSVTRGGICERTGLWKPIYFQMKTTEPCWRAAIVSLLGKAYDELDLSSEECPYIRNKTDWSRFLSSQYNRRWKLHFAKKTNNVKPTMNYLGRYLKRPPISASRLSHYAKGGMITFNYLDHRTGTTDSLTLSPEEMIRRIVEHYPDKHFKMIRYYGFLSMRRRGEALPRVYAALGMTIEAEPKMPGYAAMLKGYVKVDPYECILCESRLVFTNFRVGNSVNDLVTHAIVQSELRAA; encoded by the coding sequence ATGCACGCATATAAACCCCTGAAACAATTATTTAATAGTCAAAATAACTGGCTTAAATTTCTTCATAATAACAAAGCTAACCTAAGAGCGGTCGTGATTGAAAATGTCACAAAGATGCTGTCCTGTGGGACAGCGGCTTTTGGCTCTCGCGAATATCATTGTTGCAACCCTGACTGTACCCATATCAAATATATTCACCAAACCTGTAAATCTCGAGCGTGCAGTAGCTGTGGCATGAAAGCCACAGAGCGATGGATACAAAAGCAACAACATGTCTTCCCTGAATGCGAATATCAACACATCACCTTTACCCTTCCAAACACGCTATGGCCTATCTTTCGTCATAACCGTTTGTTAAATAAATTATTCAAATGTGCTGCAAACATTCTGCTGGGATGGGCAAAAGATAAAGGAATAGATGTCGGTATCTTTTGTGCTCTTCATACTTACGGTCGAAAACTGAATTGGAATACGCACTTACATTTATCGGTCACTCGTGGGGGAATTTGTGAACGTACCGGTTTATGGAAACCCATTTACTTCCAAATGAAAACGACAGAGCCTTGTTGGAGAGCGGCTATCGTCAGTTTATTGGGTAAGGCTTATGATGAGCTTGATTTATCAAGCGAAGAATGCCCCTATATCCGTAATAAAACGGATTGGTCACGCTTTTTAAGCAGTCAATATAATCGTCGTTGGAAGCTTCATTTTGCTAAAAAGACAAATAATGTAAAACCGACGATGAACTATCTTGGTCGGTATTTAAAACGGCCCCCGATTTCAGCGTCACGTTTAAGTCATTACGCCAAAGGCGGAATGATAACGTTTAATTATTTAGACCATCGAACAGGAACAACAGACAGCCTAACATTATCACCAGAAGAGATGATAAGACGGATAGTAGAGCACTATCCTGATAAACATTTCAAGATGATCCGATACTACGGTTTTTTATCAATGCGTCGTCGTGGAGAAGCTCTGCCTAGAGTTTATGCAGCTTTAGGTATGACAATAGAAGCTGAGCCGAAAATGCCAGGGTATGCCGCAATGTTAAAAGGATATGTAAAAGTAGATCCGTACGAATGTATTTTATGTGAAAGTCGTCTGGTGTTTACGAATTTCCGAGTCGGAAATTCGGTCAATGATTTAGTCACCCATGCGATAGTTCAGTCAGAATTGAGGGCAGCATAA
- a CDS encoding OmpA family protein, which translates to MSYLHLWITFLFISFSQCSYATAELPTSTQSNINTEFSNSTLLPDNGDYWYVGTKLGLSVYQYGCEEWSIDCDRTDLGGGFFVGYQINESWGIELGKTFLGAAKAEYFSRKVTGDMETIDLFGKYTYGLTDRFGFFGKAGLANWNGKTKSDYVETTTFGHDLSVGFGAQYALNKRWLTQLEYQYINSIGDDTVGESDYHLMSIGIIYRFGFHELKQPFSCPIPNERQIITAYVDDELFDSNSTTITKPELLDPFIARLHYYSESTLSIIGHTDAIGSEAYNQSLSEKRAESVAKYFIKSGISNNRISTQGRGEKDPIAPNNTQNGRYLNRRVELRSNSFLYIPNKKLITQHQENN; encoded by the coding sequence ATGTCATATCTTCATCTATGGATTACATTCTTATTTATTTCATTCTCTCAATGTTCTTATGCAACAGCAGAATTGCCTACATCAACCCAGTCAAATATCAATACTGAATTTTCTAATTCTACCTTATTGCCCGATAATGGCGATTATTGGTATGTTGGTACCAAATTAGGTTTAAGTGTATACCAATATGGTTGTGAGGAATGGTCAATTGATTGTGATAGAACAGATTTAGGCGGAGGTTTCTTTGTTGGCTATCAAATCAACGAAAGCTGGGGAATTGAGCTAGGTAAGACTTTCTTAGGGGCTGCTAAAGCAGAGTATTTTTCAAGAAAAGTAACAGGAGATATGGAGACAATTGATCTTTTCGGTAAGTATACCTACGGTCTGACTGATCGTTTTGGTTTTTTTGGCAAAGCTGGTCTCGCAAACTGGAACGGGAAAACAAAATCTGATTATGTTGAGACAACTACGTTTGGGCATGATTTATCTGTTGGATTTGGAGCTCAATATGCCCTAAATAAACGTTGGCTTACTCAGCTTGAATATCAATATATAAACAGCATTGGGGATGATACTGTCGGTGAATCTGATTACCACCTTATGAGTATAGGTATCATTTATCGATTTGGTTTTCATGAGCTAAAACAACCTTTCTCATGCCCGATCCCTAATGAACGTCAAATTATTACCGCTTATGTAGATGATGAGCTTTTTGATAGCAACAGCACAACCATCACTAAACCAGAACTACTTGATCCTTTTATTGCTCGACTTCACTATTACTCTGAGTCAACACTTTCTATTATTGGTCATACTGATGCTATCGGTTCCGAGGCTTATAACCAATCATTATCAGAGAAAAGAGCGGAATCAGTGGCTAAATATTTCATAAAATCTGGAATATCAAATAACCGTATATCCACCCAAGGCCGCGGTGAAAAAGACCCCATTGCTCCCAATAATACACAAAATGGTCGTTATTTAAATCGCCGAGTTGAACTACGATCTAATTCATTTCTTTATATCCCTAATAAAAAATTAATTACTCAACATCAAGAGAATAACTAA
- the yccX gene encoding acylphosphatase: MSQKSFKFSVKGKVQGVGFRFHTAHEAIKLGLTGYARNQQDGSVDVLACGDEDNIEKLAIWLKKGSQLSRVDSIEKAAVEWQELSDFKMY, translated from the coding sequence ATGTCACAAAAATCGTTTAAATTTTCAGTGAAGGGAAAGGTACAAGGGGTTGGCTTTCGCTTTCATACTGCACATGAGGCAATAAAGTTAGGATTAACGGGCTATGCACGTAATCAACAAGATGGTTCTGTTGACGTACTTGCCTGCGGTGACGAAGACAATATTGAGAAACTAGCTATATGGCTAAAAAAAGGATCTCAGCTTTCAAGAGTGGATTCAATCGAGAAAGCTGCTGTAGAATGGCAAGAATTAAGCGATTTCAAAATGTACTAA